Within the Armatimonadota bacterium genome, the region CGAGCTGCTGAGCCATAGCCTGCATCCTGTCCAGCCTGGTTGATACCTCGTCACGGCTGTATCGCCGAACGATAATCCAGAGATCGCCTTCCTCAGTGATAAGCGGAATCACCAGATGCATGGTTAGCCTCCTCATTGCCCAATTAACACCTTGTCCTGCCATTCCTCAGCCTCATGTAGCAGGTTGTGGAGTTCCAGCCTGGCACTGAAGTCGCCATCGTCTGCGTTATGAACGAGCTCCACGAATCGGCTTATCGGCAGGTGGTGGTATAGCACTTTGCTATCTACCAGGATAGCTGTGACCTCTGTACCGTCTCCATCTGATATCACCGCATAGCGGAACCGATAGACGGTGTTCCCTGTCTGATACCGGGCTTTGTCCACAAGGGCTACGTTGAGTGTTGACATGTTTGACTACCTCTGATTCCTCACGAACTGGATGCAATGTTCGATGATGCTTGCGAACTGTTCGTCGGAGATGACCTCTGAGCATTTGGCGGACCTCAACGGGTACTTGTACCACCATAGCGCCCAGTCTGTCGGCTTATACAGGAAGTTCGGTCTGATAACGGCGCATCCACGCCGGTGTCCGGCATGACCTTCTTGCCGGATGATCTCCAGCAGCTTCTCCTCTATCCGCCGGTGGTAGTCGCAGGAGCACTTGATGGCAACTCCATGCCACCAGTCGTCTCCTTCAGTGGGCCAGCCTAACTGCTGGTATACCGGTTTGATGATCTCTTCCAGCTTCTGCTCGTATTGCTTCCTGAAACTGCCTCCCATATAGGCCAGACGACCGTACTGGTCCTCAAACCGCTTCCATACCTGCTGGAAGCAATCCTCCCGGTGCTGAAGCTGGTCTCGCCATTTCCAGAAGGGATGGTAGTCCCAGCCGCAGTCACACTCCTGGTCGTAGTCTGGGAGCAACTCGAACAAGCCGCACCGGAATTCGTCGTAGACCGAGATGTCCAGCACATGGTAGAGTGGCAGGAATATCTGCTCCCAGCGTTTCCTGTCCGGGATAGGATGGCGTTCGTAGTACTGGTCGCCTTCTTCAATGCGAGCAATGTCCAGCATTTGAGCCTCCTGTGGTGGAATATCTGTCGTTGCGTGGTGGAATATCCGCCGGCAGATGGATTGGATTCCACCTGCCGGCTTGTTTGCCGTGCCTCGCCTTGGCTAGCCTAGCCAGGACTCGCCCCGCCCAGACAAGACTCGCCTTGACTGCCACGACGCGCCCAGCCGCACCATGTCGCGCCGTGTCGTGCCTTGCCAGGCCTGCCCAGCCTCGCCTTGCCACGCCTGGCCTCACCATGCCGTGCCTGCCATGCCAAGCCAAGTCTTGCCATGCCACGACGTGCGATGCGGTTCCTAGCCCAGCCAAGCCAAGCCTATTTGCCGGATAGAGAATCTATTATCAGGTCCGGCAAACCTTCCAAACTGCTCAGCACGGGAACACTCGGATCTATCTCTACCTGCTGTGTAGCCTGCCAATCGCCACGGTCTATCAATATACCTCTCGCACCACATTGCAGTGCAGGTAGAATGTCAAACTGATAACTGTTTCCCACCATGACCACTCGCTGTGGATTGTGCTGAGCATCAAGCATCTCCAGCAATCGCAGGAAGCTATCTCTGTCCTTCGTGGCTGTGACCACCACATGGTGGAAATAGCCCCGAATCCCAGACAGGTCTATCCTGCGGTTCTGGTGTTCCATATCACCGGCTGCGGAGTAGAGCACCAGCAGATGACCTCGTTTGCGGAGCTCCTCCAGCACAGGTATCGTCTCCGGATAGAGTTCCGGCGGAGCGTCCAACAGATGACGGAATGAGTAAATCGCTGCCTCTACTCCTGGATTGAACGGGATACCGTGTCTGGTTGCCAGAATGGTGTAGGTAATCACCAGACTCTCAATGAACCGTTCCGGTCTCAGACCACGATACGGTACACGGGCACGATCCAGATCGTCCAGCTGCTGTATGATGTCCTCACCATAGATACCTATTTGCCCTAGCATCTGTTTGAACTCAGTCTTGATCCTCTCGTACACCGACTGTGTTCGCCAGAGCGTATCGTCTGCATCAAGCACTACGGTCACGTCTACCTCCATAGAGTAATTCCCACCCGCCACAACCCAGATGCCTCGCCAGGACTCGCCGTGCCGTGTCGGGCCTCGCCTCGCCTGCCTTGCCTCGCCAGGACTCGCCGTGCCGTGTCGGGCCTCGCCTCGCCTGCCTTGCCTCGCCACGTCCTGCCGAGTCGCGCCTTGCCAAGCCCAGTCACGTCATGCCTAGCCGAGCCCTGCCTGCCTTGCCAGGACGTGCCGCGCCGGGCCTTGCCCAGCCTCGCCTTGCCTGCCGTGCCACGCCATGCCGAGCCAAGCCTAGCCGTGCCACGCCCGCCGAGACTAGCTCTCTACAGGTTGCTTACGTTTGCGGGCAGTCTTGAACTGGCTCAGGAAAGCACCGAGAGCTTTGTACAGGAGCCGCATCTCCCGGATGAGCTCACCGTTGCCAGTCGGTACCAGCCCGTTCTCCAGAGCAGACCTTAGCTGCTTCACCTGGAAGGTGATGGAACTGCCGAGCACCTTGCTGTGAGCGGATGCCTGATCCTCTGTCATCTCGGTGCCGGAGAGGTGACGAACGGCGAACTTGACCGGAATGGGCTTTGGTTCATCGCCTCCGTTCTGTACACGAGCCTCACGCACCAGCAGACGCTGCGTGTACTCCAGAGGACGACCGAACAGACGAGCCAGATGGGGAACGTCTACCCCATACGGTCTCAGCAGTTGAGCTGCATGTACCAGGTCCTGAGAAGTGAGAGCCTTGCCGTGCTTGATGTTGGCACGCACGGCCTCCTCAACCATCGACCTCTCGTCCTCGTAGTGCTTGATGACAGCCGGAATCTCTGCTTCCGGACCGAACTCGGCGATGAACGCCTCCCTGCGGTGAGCACCGTCTACCAGGATGCCCGTGTCGGATACAAGGATAGGTGGCAGATTCTCACCGGCACGGATGGCGAGCTGCAGATGGTAGACGTGTACCCGGTCTATCCCTCCGGCACGGGGATAGATGCGTTCGTCCAGGATTAGCTGGTTTGCTCGAATCCTGGTAGTTGCAACGGTATCGTCAGTCATATCTACCTCCTTACGTGATGTGTTATCCCACCCTCCACAACCCTGATGCCTTGCCTCGTCGTGCCGGGCCCTGCGTTGACGTGCCACGCCCCGCCTCGCCTGCCTTGCCTCGTCTTGCCGAGTCGCGCCGTGCCAAGCCCAGTCACGTCATGCCTAGCCGAGCCTTGCCTGCCTTGCCAGGACGTGCCGCGCCGGGCCTTGTCCCAGCCTCGCCCTAGCCTGCCTTGCCTGGCCGGGCCCTGCCTTGCCGATCCATGCCCAGCCGAGGCGTGCCACGCCGTGCCTGCCTTGCCCAGCCAAGCCAAGCCGCGCCTCGCCCGGCCACGCCTTGCCTCGCCTTGCCTGCCGTGCCAAGCCCGGTCGCGCCATGCCCCGCCTCGCCATGCCTGCCAGGACTACTGGTTATCGTTCTCGGTGGGCGGGACGAACGTCGGTTTGGGATCTGCCAGGGCTACCGCCGCGATCTCAAACAAACCCCAGCCGAGACCGTGACTCTCACGACTGTCCGGTCTGCCTTCACCGATACCGACCTGCAAGCCTACACGAGCCAGCAGGTTGGTCACATCGGCCAGGCTGAACTGAGACTCGTCCCATGAGATGACTACGTTCGCCGCCCACTGTCGCCACATAGGACGGGCACGCAGGTCCAGCACGCCGGTAGCGTTACGCACGGGCATCACCGACATCTCGGGCTCGCCCTCAATCTTGACAAGCGGCGTACCATCCACTGCGTCCAGCCCGTCGGGGGCGACGAACAGCGACAGCTTCGCCAGAGTCATGCGGTATCCGACCAGTCGACAGGCGGAGATGAGCGCGTTGCGGAAAGCACTTGCGGGGATGCCGACCCAGCCCTCGGAGCTGACATGCATCGCCTGCTTGTAATCTTCCTCAAAGTTGCGAGGCTCACGAGATTTGCCCTTGCGGGCTCGCTGACCTGCCTCGTGCTGCTCCCGTATCGCCTGCATCGCCTTCTGCGAGAACCGTGCCTGGCAATACGGAGTGATGCCGACGATGCGGAACTGGGCTGAGGCGAACCGTGGCGGCTGGATGACAACCTCCTGACCAGCCGAAGCGGAAAGCTCCAGCGTCGGATCGGAGCCGTTGCTCCTGGATTTGGATTTGGTTGCAACTGGCATTGTACTTACCTCCTTGTTGGTTGTTTATGGGATATCTACACCTACCGCACCGGCCAGGTTCGGTCTGGGAGCTCTCACCGGGAACTGCTCATCGGTGAGGTCCACACCTTCACCTGCACCGGACGCCAGCGGGTATTTCCGTTCCAGGTCTTTGAGCACATCCGTCAGCGTCTCCTGATACTGCTCTGGGAACGATGACGCCACCTCCCGGATACGGTCTATCCCGCAACCGGACTTGAGCAGATCTTCACATCTGTCGTAGAGCTCCTCGTCCAGCGAGACACCGAACGTGTCCGCTATGGCGAACGCCTCTTGCAGAGTGCTCTTTATCGTCGTCATCACGATGTCCAGCTCGCTCATAGATGTGCTCCTGTCAACTTCATGGTTTCAATCGCTATCCTGACGTGACTCCCGAACTGGAGATGGGTCAGTGTCCGTTCGTCGGACTTAAAGACCGCATAAACGTCGCCGGAGGAATGGGAGAGCAGAGCACGACGTGGCGATGTCTCTACCACCAGCATCGTCCCGCTCTCATTACGCTGCTTCAACTGCGCACCGAGCTCGCCGAGCAACAGGTCGTCCATGTTGCCGTAGAAGCCCGTGCCGAGCCTTATCGTCAACTCGCCCGGATAGTCCAGCTGCGGTAACTGCCCCGTATCCAGAACGGTGGCTGCACGGACGACGGACAACGGGATGAAGTACACCATGTGGGTGTATGGCGACTTCTGGGAATATATCAGACAGGGCTCTGTGCGCTCCTCAACGGGCTCCGTCTCTATGACAGGGAGCTGCAAATCCTCCGGAAGCTCCAGACAGTGCATAGCCCCCTTATGCTCTACACAGAGCGCCATCCAGCTCTTATCATCAGTCTTGACCAGCTTCAACTGTAGTTGCGCCGTCTGCTGGTTACAGACCTGACGAGCGATATCATCACTGCACCAGATGACCTTACCGTGCTCGTTGTAGTGCAATGCACGTCGGAGCTCCGGACTGGTGATATCCTGAGCGGTGGCGACAGTTACCGTGCCGATGTTCAGCGAAGCCTCTACCGGCATTGAACAGTTGAGTAACCGGGCTGCGGTCTCCAGAACCGGTTGCAGGTCGTCTGTGAACGCAACCAGCGGCGAACGGTAACTGTCTTCAAGTATCAGGGCGTACATAGTCGTACACCTCCCCTTAAGAGAACTCACTGGAAAGAGATATGAGGAACGGGCGGAGAAGGTACCGCATGTGCAAAATAAGGCGCCGGTATTTATCCGGCGCCTTGAACCGCAGAGAAGGAGGATGGAAGGATGTGACGCACTAAACCCAGCAAGGAGGATCTGCACGCAGAATCTCTAAAGCCCTCTGGATATGCTGATGCACTCGCTGCCTGGACATGTTCAATAACCTGCCTATCTCGTCCATAGTGCATTCTCTCGTGCCGATACCAAAGTAACAGACGATGCATTGATACTGCAACGTGTTCAGTCGTTCCCTGAGATACCTCTGCCAGGAGAGGACGCTGAGTATGCTGTCATAAGAAGGTTCCTCATAACTCAGGGCGTTCAATACCTCATAATAGGCTGGATGTTCCTCATTCTCTAACACGCTCTCTATGGGCAACCAGGACGGACCGGTGCATCGGTTCCTGAAGTCGCATTGAGACACGACGCAGAGATACCTGTTGTTCCTTATCCATTCCAGCATGGCATGCACCAGTCTGGTATACAACAGCGTGCTGAACTTCGTGCCTCGTGATGGATCGTAGTCCAGAATGGTCTGCCAGAGCACTATCCTGGACTCCTGCAATAACTCCTCACGCTCGTAACTGTTTCTGGCATACCGACGCACGAGTCTGTATATCATGCGCTCGTAAGCGCTCCAGAACTGGTTGAACCTGGTCTCGTCCTGCTGCTGCATACTTTCCCTCACCACTGGAGATAGATAGCGGAACAGGGGGCATTAAGTGCCGGCATTGGGCATAAAAATTGGGGAGGCGGTAGATGCCTCCCCAGACAAACAGAACACGGCAACGATAGAGTTGGAGACGAGGAGGGAAGCCTGTGGGCGGGCTGGTTTTGATATACAATTGCCTTACCAGAGGAGATAGATAGGAATGCTCGCATCAAATGGTGCCAGGCTCAGGTCAATTTCAGTTTCCTACTTGCACAACGCCCAGATATGTGATACAATAGCAACTGCATGTTCAAAACAGAGGTGCAGACGGGGCATAAACCTGTGGTATAAGAATGCACAAGGAGTGACAACACAAGGGCAACCTTGCTGAGTAATGTCATCAGGAAGAGCCTACCCTGCCCCCGTAGCTCAGCAGGATAGAGCAACTGCCTTCTAAGCAGTGGGTCGGAGGTTCGAGTCCTCTCGGGGGCGCCAACCTGCTGCTTTTTCGGTGGCGGCTGTAGCTCAGCTGGTCCAGAGCGCCTGACTGTGGCTCAGGAGGTCGTGGGTTCGAATCCCATCAGCCGCCCCATTTCTACTCGAGAAGCCCCAGAAATCGCTCGTATGCCGCATTCCATGCCTCTGGGTCACGAGGCGCGTATTCGACGATCTCCGTGGA harbors:
- a CDS encoding haloacid dehalogenase; protein product: MTVVLDADDTLWRTQSVYERIKTEFKQMLGQIGIYGEDIIQQLDDLDRARVPYRGLRPERFIESLVITYTILATRHGIPFNPGVEAAIYSFRHLLDAPPELYPETIPVLEELRKRGHLLVLYSAAGDMEHQNRRIDLSGIRGYFHHVVVTATKDRDSFLRLLEMLDAQHNPQRVVMVGNSYQFDILPALQCGARGILIDRGDWQATQQVEIDPSVPVLSSLEGLPDLIIDSLSGK